TGCTAACCACACCTGCCCGGTAAGCAGCAGCACAAGCAACAGCGTGCTAGCGCCtagcacaaccaccaccacaggcAACCCTGCAGACTCTGGCCTGCTGGAGTCCATGTTACAAGACTGGGAACAGCAGATTCCACCTGTGGGTCTGGACAGTGGAGTGCTGGAGGCCAAGCCTCCTATAAATGTTGCTGCTGCTTCTGACACACCCACACATAGTGAGGGGGTTCTGTCCCAATCTGCCTCTGCGGATGAGGCGAACTCTCATAGCCCTTCAAATGacaacacaagtcattttttggAAGAATCATAATGCTGGCCTCGGTGGGTAGGAAGACATTTAATTGACCTTTAAAAGTTAGTTTTACACCTCACTATGTAGGATGTTATATGTACTGTTCTGCCAAAAGGTGCTCTTTCATTTGGGATGTGCCACTTTGCTGTatgaggttaaaaaaaaaaagggggtcAAAGATTGGGTTTTATTtgtcttatttacagtgactgtCTGTAAAGGCCTACATTTAAAAAGTATTTGTATAAAATACTTCAACTAATTTCTTATCAGTCATTCATTTCTATGCATCATTCTCAGGGATAACATGGGCAATAAAGCTGATGTGGCTTGTACCGTTGTGTTGAAACCAAACACCTTGTCTACCTGCTGTTCTTGTAATCTGATGGAAAACTGCTCTTAATACTGGCCAATAAATCAATATGGGAATGGGAAAGACTGTTGTTGTAACTGTGGAGTTGTAAATAGTAATAAATGTTTCAAAACTGAAATCAACAGCTGATATGACCTCCTGAATAAGTCAGCATTGGCCAGTGGCTCGTCGTTGGAGGCCACATATGTAATGGTTACTGCCTGAGTGGGTATCCTTTCATGTGGATGGCATGAGCGTTCTAGAACCTTACAGATGCTACTACGATTAAGATGCTAACATGTTACTGAAGCTGATTCTAGTGTGATAAAGGAACATCAACTTGCCAGTGGTGCAATAACAAACATTTTGAAAGTAAGAAGTATCATAATGTCCCCATTAGATTAGGCTTATCTGAGTGGGCACGGTTGCTTTTCATTTGAGATTTGATAAAAATGATGCTAAGCTGTTGGGACAAGACAagagtggcgattttagcatgtaaatcttggtggggcaaactcaaaatatacagtgccttgcgaaagtattcggcccccttgaactttgcgaccttttgccacatttcaggcttcaaacataaagatataaaactgtattttttttgtgaagaatcaacaacaagtgggacacaatcatgaaatggaacgacatttattggatatttcaaacttttttaacaaatcaaaaactgaaaaattgggcgtgcaaaattattcagcccccttaagttaatactttgtagcgccaccttttgctgcgattacagctgtaagtcgcttggggtatgtctctatcagttttgcacatcgagagactgaaattttttcccattcctccttgcaaaacagctcgagctcagtgaggttggatggagagcatttgtgaacagcagttttcagttctttccacagattctcgattggattcaggtctggactttgacttggccattctaacacctggatatgtttatttttgaaccattccattgtagattttgctttatgttttggatcattgtcttgttggaagacaaatctccgtcccagcctcaggtcttttgcagactacatcaggttttcttccagaatggtcctgtatttggctccatccatcttcccatcaattttaaccatcttccctgtccctgctgaagaaaagcaggcccaaaccatgatgctgccaccaccatgtttgacagtggggatggtgtgttcagctgtgcttttacgccaaacataacgttttgcattgttgccaaacagttcaattttggtttcatgtgaccagagcaccttcttccacatgtttggtgtgtctcccaggtggcttgtggcaaactttaaacgacactttttatggatatctttaagaaatggctttcttcttgccacttttccataaaggccagatttgtgcaatatacgactgattgttgtcctatggacagtctcccacctcagctgtagatctctgcagttcatccagagtgatcatgggcctcttggctgcatctctgatcagtcttctccttgtatgagctgaaagtttagagggacggccaggtcttggtagatttgcagtggtctgatactccttccatttcaatattatcgcttgcacagtgctccttgggatgtttaaagcttgggaaatctttttgtatccaaatccggctttaaacttcttcacaacagtatctcggacctgcctggtgtgttccttgttcttcatgatgctctctgcgcttttaacggacctctgagactatcacagtgcaggtgcatttatacggagacttgattacacacaggtggattgtatttatcctcattagtcatttaggtcaacattggatcattcagagatcctccctgaacttctggagagagtttgctgcactgaaggtaaaggggctgaataattttgcacgcccaatttttcagtttttgatttgttaaaaaagtttgaaatatccaataaatgtcgttccacttcatgattgtgtaccacttgttgttgattcttcacaaaaaaatatttatctttatatctttatgtttgaagcctgaaatgtggcaaaaggtcgcaaagttcaagggggccgaatactttcgcaaggcactgtatgtttttagatgcatgccagcaaagacgCAACCCTAATCAATACATTAATTGCCCTATAACGGTGAcaagtgttttatttttattttgatgtGGTGCTTTGAAAATGTAATAATACACATTTTGAACCTTGTGTATGTTGTCTTGGTGGAGTCATTTACTGTTTCAATTGAATTGAATGCATGGCTTTGACACTGCCTGGGTGTCAAAGCAAACCTATAATCATTCCATCTGAAGTTAATACCCTAGTTGTCATCACCCTAGATAGTTTACAATAGGGATTCTTATTGGAGATGTCCTTCTCACCTAACATTCGAGATATTCTATGTAAGGTAATATCGTGAGAGTCAAATTCGAACCCGGTGAGAGGGTTACATTTGTTTTTGCTAAAAATGTGGTTCTCACCTTCcttgaatgacgggtcgccactgcaaGACTAGACCAGGAAACGAAACCTAAATAGGTAAGATTGGCCTGCAGTCAGGAATTGAAACCTAAGCGCTAGGTTTCCTAAGCATACGGAGTATTCCTGCATTTGTCTTGCAGCAGCAGGTAAGAACGGTCTCATCTGTTTTTCAGGACATGTTAACTTATTACTGGACACGTGGTTATCAAACAACCCCTGTTTACTTACTAAATAAGTCTTTACATGATCGCGTTATAATGCTAGTGTAATAATTCAGCATATTTTGAAATATTATTCAGCCATAACAATTTAGTGTAACAGTTTCAGCCTTAGGAATGTTCAACTATGTTAACTTACAAATGGTAATTGCAATGTATGTACTTAAATTACAGCTCATttcagcagaggtgtatttaacaACGGTTTGGTTACTATGGATGTTAACCCTGATTCCCCATACTACATCAACTTGCTTGACAGCAAGACTCATCCTGAAGATCACAGAGAATATGTGATGTTTCATGGCTGCTCAAAAGAGGGCGCAGAGTTTATTAAAAGGGAAGGTTTCAAACCATCAAGAGCCGATATCAGCATGCTTGGTGCTGGTGTTTATGTTAGTCGGGACATCCGAAAAGCCTGTAAATACCCTCTTGATGTTCCTGACTCTGAGAAAAGAGTACTAAAAATCAGGGTGGATGTCGGCAGGGTTAAGGTCATAGACAGGCAGAACCACCCCATGCAGAAGACATGGCACACTGTGCATGGCTTTGACACtgcctgggttcctcctaatgttGGCATGGTGGCGAGCAACCAACAGGAGAACTGTGTCTACGACCCAAAGAGAATCAAAGTCATCGAGGTCATGAAGGTTACCGAAGAGAACTTGTAAGTATGAAAAAGACTGTTTAAAGTTTCATATACAACACTTTTTTTCAataaatgtaaagatataatgTACCTTAAAAATAATTAACCTACTGAACACAATATCATTTCTTACATATCTATAAATAATTAACCTACTGAACACAATATCATTTCTTACATATCTATAAACACAAGTGGTGTTCCTGTCTTACAGATCTCAGTATGATCATCTTCAGAGTGGAGTCTCCCCTGAGGACAGCCACGTCTACGTGATGTACCATGGAACATCAAAACAGGCTGCAGTAGATATACAGAGAAATGGCTTCACACCATCTAAAGTTGGGATGCTTGGTGCAGGTGTCTACCTCAGTCGAGACATCCGAAAAGTCATTAGATACCCCCTTGGTTCTTCTGACTCAAACAGGATGGTTCTGAAAGTGAAGGTGAATGTTGGCAGAGTTAAAGTCATCAACAAAAAGGGTCACGACATGCAATACGACTGGCACACTCATGGCTTTGACACTGCCTGGGTTCCACCTGGTGTTGGCATGGTACCAAGCAACCAAGAGGAGGACTGTGTCTACGACCCAAAGAGAATCAAAGTGATGGCAATGCTGGATGTCGCCAATTTAAAAAAGTAAATGATATTGAGCCACAGTCATATAACACAATCAGTAAAGTAATGCTTTTTTCAAGAAAGACTTGAAAGACTACTTGATACCAGATCATATGCTATGCTTACCACACTTCAGGTTTTGATTGAGGCGTTTCTATTTGATTCTTTCCCCAGGGTAAACCCATGGTTAAACATTGTGTAGTGGAACTGATGAACTCGAACTCTGCATTCAGTGGGAGCATCCAGCATCACCTCATGGTCACCAGAAGAGGATGGTTAGAATCAGACGGTCCCACATGATACAGCTCATAGGAAGTAGAAGCTGATGATTTGACATGGCAATCTATATGCAATCAATCATATAACCTTATCATATCAAATATTTTCGAAATATAATCAATCATATTTAGTTGATGTCAATAATACATGTGTATCAATGAtcatatgtaaaaaataaaataaaaacgttttTCTTCCTGATATACATCTCAAATAAATATGTAAAAGTTCCCCACATTGTCTGAGTGTGTTTCCCTTTTCCCCTTGGAATATTTTAATCCGTTAATCAGCAAGATAAAAGGGAAAGTAGCCTTTTGATTGGTCGTGGCCATCCCCTTGAGAAACTACAGTACAGCCAGTACGGGTTATGATTAGGTTTGTGCGCACTTCAAATTAATGATGGTGTTCCTGCCCTACTAATTCCAGATCTCACAAAGGCGGGATAAGTGTTTAACATATCAGCTAACCCAGTGATTTGTATATACACAATTTGTTTTCTTTTGGAAAAGTTTTATTAACACAATTCCTTTAAAAACAGCTCATACATTCTTTACATCATTTATACACATAAAAAACGTCATTTGAAGGTTACATTTAAATTTGTTAAAAAGTACGTGTTGTTAAAATCAATGAAAACAACCATGAATAAAAGTACTTTCCTTGTAGACATCAAATCTGtaaaagccatttaaaatgtgTACTAATGATCTaacaaaggtaaaacatttttaagacaTGAGAAACATGTTAAAAAGCCACTTTGTTAAAAGGCTGTCTTCTGTCCCTTGTACAGGAGCGGGGTGAGTGAGTCCTTATCAAACTCGCCTCATCCTGCTCTTCCGAATAGACCATCGTCCCGTCCTTCGGGGCCCAGAGGAGATCCCTCCCCTAGGCGCATCGCCCTAGGCGCCGCAGCGCTGGCAGGCCGTGGCCGCCGGGACCTAGGGTGTTGTGGGGGACCCTTCGCCTGGGGTCGAGGCCCCCTTCCTTCCGTACCACCCCAGGGCTTCCGTGGCTACCATGGCCACTGCCTGGGGGGTGGTCTCTACGTTTTTTGCTACCAGCAGGTTACGGGAGGACCACAGTGCTTCCTTCAGGCACGTGAGGGTGGGCCAGAACTTGGTGAAGGCCTTCGGTGGAATGGGCCTTCGGCCCACCCCGTACAACACGAGCTGAGGTGAGTTAACCAAATAATGTGATCTAGCAATTTGACCCATGGTTGATGCAATGCAACGTCTGTGGATCTATTCGGGCAGGAACACCACCAATACCGGTGAGGGAGACTCTTCACTGCACTTCGATTCCGAAGTGACTTTtcagtagcaggttaggatacgGAAGTTAAAGTTAGggaaatggttagggttagcgaAAATAATGTCCTAAACTGCAACGAAAAATAATTTGTATCGAAGTTCGGTGAAAAGTGTCCCATGCCTGTGACATTGGGAGAGAATCTCAATTGAAtactcctcgcctccttctcaaaaccaaaGT
This is a stretch of genomic DNA from Oncorhynchus clarkii lewisi isolate Uvic-CL-2024 chromosome 17, UVic_Ocla_1.0, whole genome shotgun sequence. It encodes these proteins:
- the LOC139370719 gene encoding uncharacterized protein, giving the protein MDVNPDSPYYINLLDSKTHPEDHREYVMFHGCSKEGAEFIKREGFKPSRADISMLGAGVYVSRDIRKACKYPLDVPDSEKRVLKIRVDVGRVKVIDRQNHPMQKTWHTVHGFDTAWVPPNVGMVASNQQENCVYDPKRIKVIEVMKVTEENLSQYDHLQSGVSPEDSHVYVMYHGTSKQAAVDIQRNGFTPSKVGMLGAGVYLSRDIRKVIRYPLGSSDSNRMVLKVKVNVGRVKVINKKGHDMQYDWHTHGFDTAWVPPGVGMVPSNQEEDCVYDPKRIKVMAMLDVANLKKVNPWLNIV